From Thermoplasmatales archaeon, a single genomic window includes:
- a CDS encoding transposase gives MFNAYDAVIMEDLNVTGMMKNHNLARSISDAGWSSFMIMLKTKAMLRGKNIIEIGRFDPSSKMCSKCGNIKHDLKLSDRTYHCNECDPIIDRDLNAAINIKKFGLIQIGVPTDSGGSYAYGDISRGMPDS, from the coding sequence ATGTTCAATGCATACGACGCCGTAATAATGGAAGATCTGAATGTAACCGGAATGATGAAGAATCATAATCTTGCAAGGAGCATATCTGATGCAGGATGGTCCTCTTTCATGATAATGCTCAAAACCAAGGCAATGTTAAGAGGGAAGAACATAATAGAGATCGGAAGATTCGATCCTTCATCGAAGATGTGTTCAAAGTGCGGGAACATAAAGCATGATCTGAAACTATCAGATCGCACATATCACTGCAATGAATGCGATCCCATCATCGACCGTGATCTGAATGCCGCAATAAACATAAAGAAATTTGGCCTCATACAGATAGGGGTACCCACGGACAGCGGGGGAAGTTACGCCTATGGAGATATCTCTCGCGGGATGCCTGATTCGTGA
- a CDS encoding DUF2070 family protein: MVRSKTKVKGFSDLSKMIKRSPKWWQLLILVSVILVVDYLLIRNVIFILFGILGSYALLILFDVFFIRISRTYFPFRRIMYLDFLAFLISSAFFWILYYSRIFQNLEVILLLSISSAALLRVLILAIYYSDKVSKLTIPTLNYTFSSMIVLTIIYHSWYVLIPAIISSIIYIVAGIIFIKTTTHKFSKEYGESATKIINLFLNYNNNHKYMNTGINFFSKLYTNTRSVPVKTIDVIKKDGGRLVTMVFPYVHPGPFGKLGSSDLPIRLQTKLHEIQADLMVFHTTTTNSNNCAGEEDLDAIARSVKKSLKKMSYTTTISPFRRFEYNNFSLGIQKFGNFAFGAIIPEQTSFDDIKLNEGLSVIKHVESKAVKQFALIDGQNFFVEKGQELDNCEGMGQAFVEELGILSADSPARLGYYRINEPLPDLGTMGIQSLVTESNGRFYAITLTDSNNILREVVEAARDILKNEIADLEIYTTDNHALNANNLDSNPLGKSSEINTVVKLIVKSVRLAKGNIDDVKIGASTVAARVRMGDENAYQRLIDSVFRSLKAAKYSIILTIPSSIVASIAVFKFLLPIL; the protein is encoded by the coding sequence TTGGTTAGAAGCAAAACTAAGGTAAAAGGATTCTCAGATCTGAGCAAAATGATCAAGCGCTCACCAAAATGGTGGCAGCTCTTGATCCTGGTGTCTGTTATTTTGGTAGTAGATTATTTGCTTATTAGAAACGTTATTTTTATACTATTCGGCATTCTTGGATCATATGCTTTGTTAATATTATTCGATGTATTTTTTATTAGAATTAGCCGTACATATTTCCCGTTTCGTAGGATTATGTACCTAGATTTTTTGGCTTTTCTTATTTCATCTGCTTTCTTCTGGATACTCTACTATTCTCGCATATTTCAGAATCTGGAAGTTATCCTACTTCTGTCTATATCCTCCGCAGCTCTTCTTCGCGTCCTAATCCTCGCCATATATTATTCGGATAAGGTTTCAAAGTTAACGATACCTACACTCAACTACACATTTTCATCAATGATAGTTCTGACAATCATCTATCACAGCTGGTATGTCCTTATTCCAGCAATAATTTCTTCAATAATATATATTGTCGCTGGCATAATTTTCATAAAAACTACAACGCATAAATTTTCAAAAGAGTACGGTGAAAGCGCAACAAAGATAATAAATCTGTTTTTAAATTATAATAACAACCATAAATATATGAACACAGGAATTAACTTTTTTTCCAAGTTGTACACGAATACGAGATCAGTGCCCGTGAAGACAATTGACGTAATTAAGAAAGATGGTGGCCGTCTCGTAACCATGGTTTTCCCCTACGTTCACCCGGGTCCGTTTGGTAAATTAGGATCAAGTGATCTTCCTATAAGATTGCAAACAAAACTTCACGAAATCCAGGCCGATCTCATGGTTTTTCACACAACAACAACAAACAGTAACAATTGTGCTGGAGAAGAAGACCTTGATGCTATTGCAAGAAGTGTAAAGAAGTCCCTCAAGAAAATGAGTTACACAACGACGATCTCTCCATTCAGAAGATTTGAGTACAACAACTTCTCTCTGGGGATTCAGAAATTTGGCAATTTTGCTTTCGGAGCAATAATACCTGAACAGACCTCATTTGATGATATAAAATTGAACGAAGGACTAAGCGTGATAAAGCATGTTGAAAGCAAAGCAGTTAAACAATTTGCTCTCATCGATGGGCAAAATTTCTTTGTAGAAAAGGGTCAGGAACTTGATAACTGCGAAGGGATGGGCCAGGCTTTTGTGGAAGAGCTCGGAATACTGTCCGCTGATTCGCCAGCTCGTTTAGGTTATTATCGCATAAATGAGCCATTACCTGATCTGGGGACAATGGGAATTCAAAGCCTTGTTACTGAGAGTAACGGCAGATTTTATGCCATTACCCTTACGGATTCCAACAACATCCTGAGAGAAGTTGTAGAGGCAGCACGAGACATCCTAAAAAATGAAATTGCGGACCTAGAGATATATACCACAGATAACCATGCATTAAACGCAAATAATCTTGATTCAAATCCACTAGGAAAGAGCAGCGAAATCAATACGGTAGTCAAGCTAATTGTTAAATCAGTGAGGCTAGCTAAAGGTAATATCGATGATGTTAAAATTGGCGCAAGTACTGTTGCAGCTAGAGTTAGAATGGGTGACGAGAATGCGTATCAGAGACTAATAGATTCTGTTTTCAGATCGCTCAAAGCTGCGAAATATTCCATTATTCTTACGATCCCATCCAGCATCGTTGCGTCAATAGCGGTTTTTAAGTTTCTATTGCCAATTTTATGA